The window CAGAGGTTTTCCTTTGGTATCCATATCACAAGAATACTTGGTCGTATGGTTTCTTTTGTTTGAAGCAAAGAATACCTCTCAATTTATCGGGCCCACGTATGCAATTGCTCTCTTCATTCCACACGTTTTCCTTAAAAAACAACTCTATTGAAAATTGGCTTGGCCGGTCCTATCAGGAGGTACAAACGATGAGCAGAGGAGAGCCTGAATTTAGTACCATGCATTCGTATCTATCCATCCAGTAAACTCCTGATATATACACTGAACGAAGACGGCTTCAGTTAAGTTCCTAGATATTTCCGTCCTGTCCTCTCATTGGTTCTCATTTCTCACTGCCTTTTTTATTTAAATCTTCGAACCATATTATAAGAGATTTGTAATCAATGTTCTGAAGGCCATACCAGTCAATTATCATGTCCTGTCAGGAAACTTAGGATATGTTATTATGCTTGCCACAAACATAAATTGATTGGTGCAGCTATTTATTTATTTGATTGGTGCAGCAAATTGACCTGGTCCACCAGCATAAGGTTTGGAAAGTTCAGCCAAGACTGCAGAGTAACTACCTTGCCTGTCAGTTTAGTATATTTAGCAGGGTCACAGTCCATGGCAGCTAGAGTCAATGGTGTCCCACTCTTCTACCATCGAAGGTAGCCAAGTAACTATCGAAAAATATCTTCGTATTACTGACAAGATAAGATAGAGACTACAACGAAAACACCATTTGTGTTTCTAAAGCTCCCATTCGTGAGAAGGCATGCATCCATTCACAGAGAAACGAGATATTAGCACAATGCGTATAGCCTTTATGTCATGTGGAACATAAAGAGCAAGCAAATGTTCAATTTGTCTTCCCAATCCCACATCAACTAGGAGATGCAGCGCATGTGCGCAAGACGACAGTGTAAGATTATCATGCATGATAGCTATGCGGTATCCTTTCTAGCGTAGGCAAAGTTCACCCGGGCTGCCTGGGGTGCTAACTGCAAAAGGGAAGGAGCTAGATGTAATTACAGTTTCTTTAAGAGCTCTTTATGCAGCGTTGTGCTGTTGTAACAGTTTGGCACTTGGAAGAAGAGATCATTTACTACTTTTTTACTATTATAAGACTATAATAATATTGCTAACCACGGAGTTGATTGGGATCAGGCATCCATCAGAGAACAAGCGCCTAATTTGCAGTGGCGGCGCTGGGGGTTTTTCTGGGTATTCTCTGGAATACCCAAGATTTAGGCCTAATTTTTTTTTCAATATACATATGTTAGTATTGGCCCAGTCCAAACAGAGGACAAAGCGAGCTATACAGCGAACCAGACAGACGACCGAGGGGGTGAGGAGCCAAGCAGGCGAGCGTCCCTCGTCCTCTCCCAGCCCCAGCAGTTCCCACTTCCCAGTCTTCCTCCCCAATTCCCAATACCAAACCTAGCGGCGGTGGGCGGTGGCAATTCCAGGTCCGATCGGCCCTCTCCTTCCCTCCCCTCGGGCCTCGGCCTCCGGCTCCACCCCTCCCCTCCACGTCCGCCGGTCAGCTGGTCAGGGCGTCCCGCCGGCGGTCGGTCCCGGTCCTGCGTCTGCCGACCGTCGTCCGACCGTCTCCTCCGCAAGGTGCTGCGCCTCCGAGATCCGGCCTCCGACCTCCAGTGGCACCTGCTGACTCGACTCCCTCCACGGCTGTCCGTCTCCTCCAGCTGACCAGCTCCAAGGTATTTTTTGCCGTGTATTTTGTTAGAAATCTGAAGATTTATGTGTAAACTGAAATTGAACTAAACTTGAAGGATGTTTGGTTCATATACTGCATTTAGAGCAAAAAATTGAATGGATATCCAGCCTTCATTTCCTGGCGCCGCCACTGCTAATTTGACGTTGTTGTGGTCCGCTCTAACATAGTTTGCCACATGCATTCTGACATGATTACCGCCCCATCATTTCTTTTGCATAATCATAACTTTTTTTCCTCTCAAAAAACTAAATATAGTACGTAAACTCTAGAATATTCGACCATTATTCGAGGCATTATCAATcaagaaaacaatgatcaagaACATAATCTATTAGCAAGTAGACCTACCGTTGTGGGACACTTGTGTAACCTCAATTATCAAGCGCCGGTAGGCCCAACGGCCGCCAGCTTATTATACACACCTTACAGCTTGCCCAATGAGATGGCTCGATTACCATTGTTTTGTTTTGAGCCGGCTCAGTTAACATATTTACATTAGGTTAGCTAGCTACTTcctccgttctaaattactcgtcgcagaaataaatgtatctagaactaaaatacatctagatacatccatacctgtgacaagtaattcggaacggaaagAGTAGCTAGCTAACTAGTTGCAACTTGCCAACGGAAGTATGTTGGCCGGTAACTTGACGCGAAAGGCTAACCTGAATGTTCCTTGCGCATCAAATCAAATCCATGACATGCCCACACTAACCCTGGAAGTAATCATATGTGCCGAATAAAATTGAAGATCGACAGAATTGGCCAAGACAACGCGCTTAATTTGTTGTTATTTGGCAAATAAGATACTATTAATAATATGTTCACATTTGCTAGTACCACCGGAAGATGAGTGCCAACCGACAGATTACCACGACTGATCTGTAGCAAATTAAGGCGTCCGAGAGCAAATGAACAGAATTCGTTTGTCCGTTGTGCTTGGGAAAATACCAATCAAGTACGTAGCCCCATAGTAATATCTACTACATCGCTACTACATTTGTCTGGATGTATTAGCCCCCCCTTGAATTTTGGGTTAAATTTTGATCATATACTTGATCTGCAAAATATGAGTGATATGTCAAAATTTATATTATTGAATTTTTAGTCAAGGAAGGTTTCAGTGGTACCATTTTCCTATGTATAATTTATTTTATTACGTAAACATATGGTCAAATATTGGCTTCAAATGTGAGAATGCCTAATAAATCCAAAGGAAGGAAGTACAAGCCTACAATGCTACATAGCCGTTAGCTTACCTGGAAGTGGAACCGCCGACCAGCTTGAAAAACTTTGAATTTCAAATCGGGTGCACGCTCCTACTACTTTAGACAAACATGATTGAGCTAAATTAAGCACTAGTTAACACAGACGCAGTGCCCAAGAAAGCAAGCAATGAGCAAAAAAGGGCTTGAGCGCTGCTATACACACGAGCACCTGAGTTGGATTCATGCTGTCCTGTTTCGAGCAACTTTCTCCGCTCCATTTCGCCCTCAAACTTTACAGTGCAGCCCGAGCCAAATTTGCCGAGTTGATAGGGAGCACAGAGAAAAGCCATTGGACCGCCGCACCGCCGTGTGTGAATGAATGATGCTGCTGCTGCACTGCGCAGGACTTGTTTAAGCAAAGACGTGCCTGTCAGTAGCAAATCTAGCCAGGGTTGCAGCCCTAAACAGCGCCCCATGCGAGGCACGAGATCATGACCAGTTGGAGTAGTATAATTCTGATTATTATTGCTTGGAGCCATTGATTTGGCCAGCGGTGCCACCTTGCAGGTCGCCTTCCTTCCGAACTCAGACTTGGAAGTGTTCTTGCTTTCGGACCTAGCTAACGTGTCCAATGGGCTGTTTGCGATTATTCTTCTGGAACTCTCTGTATGGACTCTTGATGCTTGAACAAAACGCATGGAGTTTTTTCTATACTAAATCGAAATCAAGAATCAagttttttctggaaaaaaaatccACATGTGCATTTGGATTTATTCAGAATTTATTCATTTATTTTTTGCAGAAAAAACTTCTAATCTATTCATCGACTATCAGGTAGTATAAAGAACATCAAAAATAAAAAACTTACATTTAGGTCTGTAGACCACCTAATAACGACTATAAACAATAGAGCGAGCTGGAGGCGCCACTTTATCGTCCCTCCCTCTTCGGAACCGGacaaaccttattgtagtagacattgaggaagtcgtcgtgctaagactcCACAGGACCAACACGCTAGAACAACAATTGTCGTCGAAGAAGAGAAGCATAGATCCGAAAGATCCAACATGTAGACACGCGAACGCCAGACGAGCGACAACCGGATCCAAgcggatccaccgaagacaaacgaCGACCGGATCCCACGAGATCTGctggagacaaacctccacacTCCCTCCGACGACGCTAGAAGCACCGCGGGGCATGAGGGGGTGCTAGGCGGGGAGAACTTTATTTTATCTTCGGGGAGTCGCCGCCGCCTCCATTTATTGGTTGTTGAGCTAATTTGCAAACTCAGAGTCTCTATATTGACAGCATTTGTTTATGAGACCCACTTATCAATGAGACATCATTTTACTCAAATCTCCATGTCATGCTCACGTGAGGTGGCACATCATGTGAAGTTTCCTCCGCGCCACAAATTTCTATAGTGTGCTCCAAATGTTCGCCCCCAAACGCAAAATATGGGGCAACCAAGGAATTTTTGTAAAAACTTTCCGAAAACGTGCTTTTTGGGTTGCTTTAGCACACCGTTGCCAATAAAAGAACTCAGATAGATATAAATTAGTGGTGCAAACATTTTTCATAGGGTTCTTTCAGGAGGCGATTAGAAGGCGGCGACTGCTCCTTCCTTCAATGCCCGGTGCCAGCGCGTGTTCCCCTAGCCTCCGTCGGCCGCTGCAGCAGCGAGAGGATGAGGGGACCTCATATCTGAGCGTCTGGGTTTGTGGTGAAGGTAGGAATAGTTGTAGGGTTTTTCTTCTATTGTCGAGATGGACTTATGGGCGCCGATCCTCCTTGAATTCCTTCGATGGAATGTAATCGACAGAGCTCCGGCGTAGATTTTTGTCGTCTCCTCGGAACGATGAGGTCAGGGCTTCTCGCCAGGCGTACACGATGGCGAATTCTAGTGTCAAGTGCTTCAGATCGATTCGAAGGATCAATGATGGCAACTGCGTCATCGGGACGTTGGTCTCTCGGAGCACATGCATGATAGCTGCTCAGCTGTCGTCCATAAGGTCCGGCAACAACGACGCGTCATCGGCTCGTTCTGGCGACGGTAGCAGTCGTTTGGTTGTATAGGGATCTCTATGCAATTTTTACTATGTTTGGGATGCTTTGTAGATTCTTTAAACCCTCTATAATTGAATTTGAATCAAGTCATTTTCGTAAAAAAAATAAAAGCTGCCGATAGAAAAGATATTTACAGCATGGCTACGGCGAGTGACTAGGCCGGACACGTCAGAGGGCCACATGTGACATGTGCATCCCCCATGGCACACTCGGCCAAGACTCATCCCACGATACAGCCACACAAGCGGGCCCCACATGGCAACAAACCATACCCCCAGTATTAACGCAGCTGTACTTATAGGCCCACACTCCCTCTCTCCCCACCCACAACCATCCAGCAAAGCAACCGAGACAGCGGAAGACGCGGAGCCACCGCGTGAGACGAGCGAGCCAGCAGCCCAGGCAGCTCAACGTCCGCCGCCACGATGTGGAGCTCCGGCTCCGACCTCGACGAGTCCGCCTCGACGGCGACGGCGGCCACCGCATGCTCCCTGCAGCCGCAGacgccgcctccgcctcgccgccgccgcagccgcaacCGCCGCCGCGCCCAGCGCCGGGTCAAGAACGGCCCCGAGGTGGAGGAGTctgaggcggaggcggaggaggtgtgGTGCGGCGCGCAGTGGGAGGCGGCGTGGCCGCGGAGGGCGCGGCCGGTGGTGCTCGCCGGGGAGGACGCGGCCCCGGACGGCGCCGGAGCGGGCGCCGGGGACTCCGGCGTGGGGCGCGCCAGGAGCCTGACGGACGACGACCTGGAGGAGCTCAAGGGGTGCGTGGATCTGGGGTTCGGCTTCAGCTACAACGAGATCCCCGAGCTGTGCGGCACCCTGCCCGCGCTCGAGCTCTGCTACTCCATGAGCCAGCGGTtcctcgacgagcaccagccgccgTCCAAGGTCGAAGATTTGGCTCCGGAGCCGCCGGCGGTCGTGCCTCCTCCGCCGGCCCAGCCCATCCCCAACTGGAAGATTTCCTGCCCTGGTAAGCTCAGATTGCTCGACCTCAATATGATTGGATCTTGCCCTCCGATGTGAAAAACCAAGTCTGTTCGTTCAACATCGGTTCTTGATTCATCTGAACTCTCTAGAATGGCCAGTTCATGATTGGACCAATTTAAGCTATAACCTACTGTTGATTTCCGCTTCATTCTTCGATTGGATTGCTATGGAGCATTTGAACTCAATTGTTCTTCTCTCTTGATGTGTTTGTTGCTGCAGGGGACAGCCCAGATGAGGTGAAGGCGAGGCTCAAGTACTGGGCGCAGGCGGTGGCGTGCACCGTCAAGCTGTGCAGCTGATCAACCGCACCGTCAATCAATCCACCCCACAGACGAAGGAAGACGAAGCCAACTCATACTCGCAAGGCGGCAGCCCAATTCATCAGGCGACCTATGCGCACGAGCGCACGCCATCTGCCCGAATCGCGTGGGAATTACATTACATTGCATCAATTCATCGCCATCATCACGACAACAAGCAGAAGGAAGGGTGCACGCATCATATTGTGGACTTGGGATCGCGCCTCTGATGACAGGAAGCGATGAAGCTAGCCAGGAGGATGTCGCCGGCCATTTCTAATGCTGCACTCACACATTATGATTTATGAATCACTGAATTTCCGTTCAGAAGCAAGCACTATGAATCCTCGATCCAAAACTGTGGCtaaatcattcatgtaaacagacaaTATTGTATTCTCAATTCatcgaaaaataaaaataattgaTCTCGTGCTGAGCTGTGTGCCTTTGTTTTTTCTTTTAGCATCAGtacgacacaagcgctcatatacacgcgcatacactcacccctatgaacacgcATACACacataccctacccctatgagcaccttcgatagactaagccgacatatcatcttgagatttacgaagtcaccatagacgCCTCGTCGTCAACGAGAACGTGGCTTTGTTTGTTTTCTTTTGTGTCGCTTCTCGGGCATCCTGCCGTGCGCCAGCTACGTTGCTTGGTTAGGTGGGAAGCGGACGAAATCAACTGACCGAATCAACCGCGAGGTGTTAAAATAACATTTATGCGTTGTTCACCGCTCTGTTCCTAATCATCACGCGATTGTTTTATTAAGCGTGGAGGCGCCGAAGATCGCTCGGGTTCTGACCTGAGATCTGGAGGTTGCAGCCTGTGCTGTGGCTAGTTGGCTGGTCAGAAAACAAATGTGCATCTGGAAAATTCTGCAGCTAGATTCCTACTCCTGCGACTGGTCTGTTCAGATCTTCGCAGGGTGTTTTGTCCGTTTGTTCAGGCTTCCAGATGGCTCCACAAGTACGATTTGAACACTTCTTACTAGGTTCCAGCATATTCTAGAGTATTCGCCAGCCATGGCACCATAGAAGGGGTGTAATTTCTGAAAAGATTCTCTTTTGAGGAGATCAAATTTACTGTGGCTCAAATTTGAGGAGCCGAAAGCAACTCTCAGCGAAAGATTCCGTTCGGCTGCGTCGCTCTCTGCTTGGTCGGCGTTCAAGACGGCGTCTTCTCCGCCGCATTACTTGTGTGTGGTGACCACCCCATAGACGGTCGGAGTCGTTTTATCTCTTCGCCGCCGCCGTGAGCCCGTGGACGACCAGGGCCACCGCATTCCCTCATTTCGTCGGAAAACGGAACCGTCGAAGAGTCTAGATGACACAGAGTGCCTGCGCTCGAGCTTAACAACACCGGAATCACGGCCACATCGTCCACATTTCGAACGCCAAAGCAGAGCCGCAGCGGGAAAATAATGGTGACGTTAGCTTATTTGGTACGTCATTAGTAGAGGCATAGTGATGGCATTGGAAAATATATGAGCCTCggtagtatatggatcaataatttcGTACCATGCGTAATATAGTGCTGACGTGGTATTACATGAAACACCAACATTATTATGCTTATTTGTGGCGTGACATTGGTTCCCACGCCAGCATTTCAATGTGAACATTCTTGTATTATCATTTTTATAGTATAGTGTGGACTTGAAATATGTAGTTGTTGAGACTTCAAatctgtaattttatttttatttttttaggtgGTGTCATATTTATATTATATTTTAGTTTACTTTTATTAAATTTATATTACTTTATGGAAATAAAGTCATTTTTTAAAATATGTACTTTGAGACTTCAATTTTACTTTGTTTTACTTTTTAGGTTGACACTTGAAATATGTACTCGTTGATACTTCAAATATGTAGTTTGACACTTGAAAACAAAATTATTTTTATTTCTCTAGGtgatgatcatctttataatagtaTATTGTAGTTTACTTTTATTaaatttatataattttaaatggaaATACTGACATTTTAAAAAAATATGTACTTTGAGACTTCAATTTTACTTTGTTTTCCTTTTTAGTTCGAGACTTAAAATATTTACTTTTAGGCTTTCAAATATGCAGTTTGACACTTCGAAATATTTTATTTTTTTAGGCGGTGATCATTTTTATAGTATATTATATTATTTTATtaaatttatattattttaaatagaAATGATAATTTACATTACTTTAAATTTCTATTATTTTAAATGGAAATACTGATGATTTTAAATTTTGTATTGGGCCAAGTCCAAATATCACTAGGAggctgcgtgtgcgtgtgtgtgtgtgtggggggggggggtcaaaacCAAGGGGCAACGACCCCTCACCCcacaccctctctctctctgcccaGCTTTATTTCTCGTCCCCTTTCATCTCACCCTCTCTCGTTGTTCGTCATCGCCGCTCTGATTCCGGCCGGCTCCGGCGGGTAGGTAATCTCCCCTCCATCTCTCCCTCTGTCGCCACTCGTTGCCCTCCAATTTGATTACAGTATATTTTATTTTGAGCTAGGGTTTCATCGATGGCGGTGGCGGAAGCGACGACGGCGGTGAAAACGACGGCCTGCTAGGGTTCACCGCCTCCATCTTCGTCCCCTCGGTGAGTTCACCCCCTCCATTTTTTTTATTTGCATCGGTAGGGTTCATCACTAGGCAGTGGCAGAGAAACTAGAAGGGTAATGAGCAAATAGAGTAATCTATCAATCAAATTGTGCAACCTTGTCTTAATTTGAGTTGCCGTTGTAATCCATAAATATCTTTTCATTCAATCTTCTGAATTTGTTTGAGCTGCTGTTGTAATCCATAAATACGGTGGCGGAAGCATCTGAATTCTGAAACAAAGTGTTTGAGTTGTTGTTATAATCAATAAATATCTTGGGGAAAATATGCTGGGTAGTACATTTTCACCATCTCACATATATCACTAACTTTGAATCCTCTGAATATGTTTCTAGGAATCTAGGTGGCGCTAATGGTTAGAAGATCCATTACCTTCTCACTAAATCTTTGATTTGATTCAAATAGTTGAGTGTTCAGTGTCCAAAAGAAAATTTCCACTCGAAAGTAATGCTCCAAGTTAGGTGCGGCAAAATAGTGTGACAATATGCGAAAaatatagtcacaatccaaacaatcCCTCAGGAGTTGTTTGGTTCCAAGCCACAACTTGCCACACTTTGTCACAACTcaacttaggcaagtttgacccaaTTAGCTTGATGTGTGTTTGGTTCTTGTCACAACTAAGGCAAGCTTTTTTTATTAGCACTAAGGCCCACATGTATAGATACAAAAAGTATGACAAGATTCTCtatggcaagccaaagtgtggctaactatTTGGGCACCTAaagtaaggcaagtgtggcaaaataGAGTGTCAATATGTAGATATATACTACACTTCATCCATATGATTGTCTGAAGATATCAATAGTGTTATATTGTTGTTGTCTAAAGCTAGTTATgcacatgtcatcatgtttaaacaaATTGGCTTATGTACAAACTGGCATGTGTTAGATAATATGATCCTGACTTATTATTTTGTAGTTGTAGCCATGAGTAGCTGGAATAGCCACTACTAGTCCCCATGCAACTTCGCGGCGTATGATAAAGTCGACAAAGGCGTATGGTAAAGTCGACAAAGGCGAAGCGAGCACCAACAAGCTAAGATTACAAAAACATTCATGAGCATTGCAAacacatgcatatatacatatGTCTAACCATTTTGATGATTTCAAATATTTGACTTGCCAGGCGTATGTACGAAAGCCATCTCCAGCACCTGTCGAGCGGCAGCTATGTGACGTGGACATGCTCAGTCGTGAGCTTGTCGCATCAAAGGAGATTACAATGAAGGCCCTCAGGGAGTTGAACAACTCCCCGTGGAATGAGAGGGATTAGATCATCGACGACAACTTGGATCACTATGATAAGAAACTGAAACTCAATGACCAGAAGGACAAACTGGCTGCCGAGATCGATTCTCTGAAGGAGATACGGCTTCTGAAGGACGAGAGGGTGGAACTCAAGACACTGAAAGTCCATTACAGAAAGGAGGGGGAGAGCAACAGTAACAAGTTGCGTGAGATGAAGATCATTCTTCAGAGAGAGATGTAATGCGCATATGTAGGTAGTTTGGACATATTTTCAAAGTTGGCAGTCACTTTTGCTTCTAGCTAGCTAGTATACTACTGTTTGTGTATTTGAAGTTATCACTAGAGGTACTAACCTTTTGTGAAGCCGAATGTAAGTAAGTTTAAATGGCTATATATATACTAGGTTTAAATTGTTGGGTATCTTTTTATTAGCGACAAAATCTAATTGCTGGCATTGCTATAAATTCAACGCCATAGCTAACACGAATATATTGCTGTCATTAGCCACGTGGCATGCCAGCAGTACTCATAATACTGCTGACGTGTGTGCCGACGCCACCACTAAAAATTTTCCCTGGCACCA is drawn from Triticum dicoccoides isolate Atlit2015 ecotype Zavitan chromosome 4A, WEW_v2.0, whole genome shotgun sequence and contains these coding sequences:
- the LOC119286619 gene encoding uncharacterized protein LOC119286619 → MWSSGSDLDESASTATAATACSLQPQTPPPPRRRRSRNRRRAQRRVKNGPEVEESEAEAEEVWCGAQWEAAWPRRARPVVLAGEDAAPDGAGAGAGDSGVGRARSLTDDDLEELKGCVDLGFGFSYNEIPELCGTLPALELCYSMSQRFLDEHQPPSKVEDLAPEPPAVVPPPPAQPIPNWKISCPGDSPDEVKARLKYWAQAVACTVKLCS